A stretch of the Planktothricoides raciborskii GIHE-MW2 genome encodes the following:
- a CDS encoding pentapeptide repeat-containing protein, producing MHQQPCPNNRQKSPQFSVILQQVEQQQVLLKKYVAGLKRQIDSLTERGQNLPETQNLDRLPKNIQQEQNLPVRSHETNPSPKSDSPSNYILLIKETAETTQETSPVQPNHLGLNLGLTDEEFKVERMMLLLDKIYEAEAAEDAEAIGAEEFLQRYQAGERDFIGINLSGVDLSGKNLEKINLTQANLSRANLTNTSLKYANLSEANLTKANLSQSRLNYANLSHANFSGANLSQTSLDSANLSQANLSGANLCKSRLSSAILRSVNFREANLSESSLYQTNLIDVNLQKADLTQINLADGKLENVNLNNANLHQAKFDRVNLTNGTMIKANLSQINWPNGNLTEANLTEANLSGANLRKVKLAKVNLSQANLVQANLLEADISQANLEGANLQQAIYHEKTLFPPGFDAAKTGAYNLEPGASLAGYNLSGFDLSGLTLNGANLEGANLKSANLSQACLIEVNLSRANLTNAELNSTNLIQANLSHANLSKASLSLANLNQADLTKTNLLETNLNDANLMGANLSEAKIIQVNLQSANLIETNLTGVSLIGFNLCSTKLSGQNFTGRNLCGVNLSYANLSGANLNSANLSGANLQYSDLEGANLKEAKLGGTNLYNAKFKGAIMPDGSIHE from the coding sequence TTGCATCAACAACCATGTCCCAACAACCGCCAGAAATCGCCGCAATTCTCGGTCATATTGCAACAGGTTGAACAACAACAAGTCCTGCTAAAAAAATATGTCGCAGGGCTGAAACGGCAGATAGACAGTTTGACGGAACGCGGGCAAAATCTGCCAGAAACACAAAATCTCGATCGCTTGCCAAAAAATATTCAGCAAGAACAAAATTTGCCGGTGCGATCGCATGAAACCAATCCTTCACCAAAATCAGATAGTCCGAGTAATTACATACTGTTAATCAAAGAAACAGCGGAAACAACCCAAGAAACTTCGCCAGTTCAACCGAATCATCTCGGATTAAATCTCGGATTAACTGATGAAGAGTTTAAAGTTGAAAGAATGATGCTGCTACTGGATAAAATCTATGAGGCAGAAGCAGCAGAAGATGCAGAGGCGATCGGTGCAGAGGAATTTTTACAACGATATCAAGCAGGAGAACGAGATTTTATTGGCATTAACCTGAGCGGAGTTGACCTCAGTGGTAAAAATTTAGAGAAGATAAATTTAACTCAAGCCAACCTGAGTCGAGCAAATCTGACTAATACTTCTTTGAAGTATGCTAATCTGAGTGAGGCAAATCTGACTAAAGCTAATTTAAGTCAGAGTCGGTTGAATTATGCTAATCTGAGTCACGCAAATTTTAGTGGAGCGAATCTCAGTCAGACTTCTTTGGACTCTGCCAACTTAAGTCAGGCAAATCTGAGTGGCGCTAATCTCTGTAAATCTAGGTTAAGTAGCGCTATTTTAAGAAGTGTTAATTTTAGGGAAGCGAACCTCTCGGAGTCAAGCTTGTACCAAACAAACTTGATTGACGTTAACTTACAAAAAGCAGACCTGACTCAGATAAATTTGGCGGATGGTAAGCTAGAAAACGTAAATCTAAATAATGCCAACCTCCATCAAGCGAAATTTGATCGTGTAAATCTGACCAATGGCACAATGATTAAAGCTAATCTAAGTCAAATTAATTGGCCAAATGGTAATCTCACTGAGGCCAATTTGACTGAAGCAAATTTAAGCGGCGCTAACCTAAGAAAAGTAAAATTAGCTAAGGTTAATTTAAGTCAGGCAAATCTGGTTCAGGCAAATCTTTTAGAGGCAGACATTTCCCAAGCTAACCTAGAAGGGGCTAATTTACAACAGGCAATTTACCACGAAAAAACCTTGTTTCCGCCTGGGTTTGATGCAGCGAAAACCGGGGCATATAACCTTGAACCAGGTGCTTCTCTAGCCGGATATAATCTGTCAGGTTTTGATTTGAGTGGGCTAACCTTAAATGGCGCTAACCTAGAAGGAGCTAATCTAAAATCAGCAAATCTCAGTCAAGCCTGCTTAATTGAAGTTAACTTAAGTCGAGCGAATCTCACCAATGCAGAGTTGAACAGCACAAATCTTATACAAGCTAATCTCTCCCACGCAAATTTGAGCAAAGCTTCTCTATCTCTTGCTAATTTAAATCAGGCAGATTTGACCAAAACAAATTTGCTTGAAACAAATTTAAATGATGCTAACCTAATGGGTGCAAATCTTAGCGAAGCTAAAATCATTCAAGTTAATCTACAGAGTGCTAATCTGATTGAAACGAATTTAACGGGCGTCAGTTTAATTGGATTTAATTTATGTTCGACTAAACTGAGTGGTCAAAACTTTACGGGAAGAAATCTTTGTGGAGTTAATCTATCCTACGCCAACTTGAGTGGAGCTAATTTGAATTCAGCCAATTTGAGCGGGGCAAATTTACAATATTCTGATTTAGAAGGAGCAAACCTGAAAGAAGCTAAATTAGGGGGAACTAATTTATATAATGCCAAATTTAAAGGTGCCATTATGCCCGATGGAAGCATCCATGAATAA